The stretch of DNA atcctgaatcaatttaaccttttccaaggcatcctgaaccaagtctgtacccaatagcctagcctcgcccggttcgaactaACCTACTAGAAaccggcatcgcctaccatataaggcttcatacggagtcatctgaatgctcaactggtaactgttattgtaagcaaactccacaagtggtaagaactggtcctaagcacccccaaaatctatatcacacgcatgaagcatatcctggagtatctgaatagtgcgttcggactgcccatccgtctgagggtgaaatgttgtactcaaccctacctgagtacccaactcacgctgtactgccctctagaaccgtgatgtaaactatataccccggtcagagatgatagataccggtacgccatgaagtatgacaatcttgcgaatatagaTTCTAGCCAACTACTAGGAAGAgtatgtagtcatcacaggaacgaaatgagttgacttggtcaacctatccacaatcacccaaactacatcaaacttcctatgagtccgtgggagcctaataacgaaatccatagtgatccgctcccattttcattttggaatctctaacttctgaagcaattcacccggtcgctgatgctcatatttcacctgttgaaaatttagacaccgagctacatactccactgtgtctttcttcatccgccttcaccaataatgctgtctcaagtcccgatacatctttgcagcacccagatgaatgaagtaccgcgaactgtgagcctcctggaggatcaactcacgcaaaccatctacattaggcacacatagcctgccctgcatccgtaatacatcgttatctccaatagtaacttccttggcatcaccgtgctgaactgtatccttaaggacaagcagatgagggtcatcgtactgacgctctctgatacgatcgtaaagagaagactgagaaaccacacaagccaaaactcggctcggctcggaaatatccaacctgataaactagttggccaaggcctgaacatccaaggctaaaggcctctctgctaccggtaaatatgctaagatgcctaaactctccgccttacgactcaaggcatcgaccactacattggccttcctgggatgatggagaatggtgatatcataatccttaagcaattccaaccatctccgctgctgcaaattaagatccttctgtttaacacagatgttgtagactccggtgatcggtgtagacctcacaatggacaccgcacaaataatgctgccaaatcttcaaggcatgaacaatagcttctaactcaaggtcatggaccacataattcttctcatgtacctttaactgtctggatgcgtaggcaattaccctaccgtcttgcatcaacactgcatcgagaccaatacgcgacgcatcataatacgcagtataagaccctgaacctataggtaataccaacactgggactgtagtcaaagttgtcttgatcTTTAGGAAAGACTTGGGGGaattaaaatattttctaggtattgaatTTGCTAGATCACATAAAGGAATCACTATGCATCAAAGGAAATATGCCTTGGAGCTAATTTCAGAGGTTGGACTTACTGCAGCAAAACCATCAGTAACTCCATTGACAATAATGTCAAACTAACCTCAAAACAGTATGATGACCATGTTGGACAAACAAAAGACTCAGAAGACATTGATCCATTGGTTGATCAAACTTCCTATCAGAGACTGATAGGAAAACTCTTATATCTAACTGTAACTAGACCTGACATAGCTTTTGGAGTTCAAACACTTAGTCAATTTCTTCAATAGCCCAAAAGATCACATATGGAAGCTGCCTTGAGAATTGTCAAGTACGTTAAGAATTAGCTAGGTCAAGGAATCTTACTATCTAGTACTCAGATTAATACAATCACTGCATTCTGTGATGCAGATTGGTCTGCATGCCCTTTGACCAGAAAATCTGTCACATGCTTCTTAATCAAGTTAGGTGATTCATTGGTATCTTTGAAGTCAAAGAAACAAACTACTGTTTCTTGAAGTTCTGCAGAAACTGAATATAGAAGCTTAACAACAACAGTAGCTGAGCTAATTTGGCTCTATGGACTGTTAAAAGAAGTTGATACTCAAATTAAGTTGCCTATTGATATTTATAGTGACAGCAAAGCAGCTATACAAATAGCTGCAAATTCAGTATATCATGAAAGGACCAAACACATTGAAATCGATTGTCATTTTGTGATAGAAAGAATTCAAGAAGGACTTATTACTACAAAGTACATCTCAACAACTGATCAACCTGCGGATATACAAAGGGACTAACCAGAGTTCAACATGAGTATCTAAAATCCAAACTATGTGTGTTCAATATTTTTCCACCACCTAAATTGAGGGGGATATTAAATAATGTAAATGGTATAACTGTCATTGTACATTGAAACTGTTAGAGAACCGTTAACTACTGTTAGAGAGTTAGTTAAGCTTATTGTTAGGAGTTAGTTAAAAAGCCTAAATACATTATTAATGGATCGTGTATAAAGGCAACAGTGAACTGTATTTTCAATATACCTTTTTAGTAATGAAATAATCTCTTTCATTAGCTTATCTTTGTTCTCTCAAACGACTGCCTCATCTCCTTTTTCTTCCCTTCTCTTCTTCCTTCATCTTTCTGAATCTTTAATCACTACTATGTGAATTACATCAGTTGGACACGCTTAATGCCCAATTGAAGAAGGAAAATATTGTCATCAAATGAAGACTAATACCACCTTAAAATATAAGGCTCAGAAAGGGCAACTATATTCctgttttttatttttctatttctaattaaATAACGGTTAACTAGTGCAATCTATAATTTTCTGGCAAAGTTTATCTAGTATTTTTTGGAATTAGTTATCGGTCCCTCGTAaattttcttgtattttattttattttatattattatatttaagGATATGAAGGGGAACCTTGGCGCAATTGTTAAAGTTGCTGCTATGTGACCGTTCAAGCCGTGAAAATAGTCTTTTACAGAAATACAAGATAAGGCTGCATATAAACCCTTGCAGTTCGGCCCTTCCCCGAAAACCGtgtatagcgggagcttagtgcactgaGCTGCCTTTTTATAAATTAAGGATATATATGTTGAACTATGATTCCTTATATGAATAAACTATATACTATATaatcagaggcggatctaggatttttaTAACATGGGTGcaccattaaaaaaaaaaaaggagaaaagaggAAGTATTAAGTGAGATTTGATCCCTAGTCTTTTGGAAAATAACTCAACATTCAACCAAGTGCACTATTTAGTCTCTTTGGAGAATGAGTGCCAGCAAATAATACTAGGCCAATTCTAAAAAATATGTAAATAAAATATCTAATTTGACGGAAAGATcatgggttcacgtgccccatGTATTTGCCTATAAAAGACCATAGGTTCACGTGTCCTATGTATTTGCCTATAAATCCGCCCCTCTATATAATTAACCACCTCCATACATGGTCAACTcccagaagaagaaaaaaaggtaaTCAGCAAAATTTAAATTCACAGAATAAACGATAATAGATGATCATTATATCATTATTAATTAAATATATGAATATTATGCATTTACACTATTTATATATACCATTGAAAAAGTAAACTAATATTTTTCTAACAAATGAAGGTAATGGTTGGTAAATCATTAAATAAATTCAGAAATATTTTCTAGTTTAAGTAAAACAGGATACCATCATAGTCAAAGAAATATATTTGTAAATATATATATCATCACTAACTAAATATGTGAATAATATACATCTATCCAAATAATATATAGTTATATACCAAGGAAAAAGTAAACTAATATTTTTAAATCATTAAAGAAGTAAACGAATATTTGGGCATATGAACTATAGTTTCTGAAAATAGTACTATAATTAGTTTGATCAAGTCAGCCAAGTATTCCTCCTTTCATTCTTTCTTATTACGCGTCTATAAAGTCCAAAGTCAACCATTTTCCCCCCTATTCTatacccttttttttttttctttctacttTGGTTTTATTTTGTCCTTCACAAACGGTTATCTTCTTGGAGTtctatataaataataatgtcttgtcattctattctccTCACCACTCTCTAGCTACTACACTCTCTCTTTTTCATTCGATATCTGAAACGATCTGACACAATTCTTATCAAAATTTTCCATTTTCGCTGAGCATTTGAATTCAAAACTTCTTATTAAGGGTGAAGAGATCACACCATCTGAACGAGTTTTCAAGAAACGGTGAAACGGGAAGATGgcaggaggaggaggaggaagatcATTGGAACAAACACCAACGTGGGCAGTTGCTGTAGTTTGTTTTGCGTTGGTTGCCATTTCTATTGTAATAGAGTTCATCATCCATCTTATTGGCAAGGTAGGCCAGTTACCATGCAGTATTAATTCTTATTTTAaaatagaattaattattttaaagacgcaataatttatttattttatgtttATATCTTCAGTGGTTGAAGTCTAAACACAAAAATGCATTGTATGAAGCACTTGAGAAGATCAAATCAGGTACATGTGTGTTTAATTTAGTACATTGAAAACTATTTTCTGGAAATGCCTTTTGAAATATAAGTTAATTATAGGAGTATATTTTATGATATTTGATTGAGAAAACTTTTCTAAGGagaatatttttcattatattaaAGAGTAAGAATGACTTTTCACTGATTGACGAACCTTATTGATTTTTCTTTACAACTATCACAACTCTCAACTTGATTCAATTAACAGTTAAACATCATTATCGATCTTTAATATTCAAATTCATTTAAACACTATTCATTTTTCTAAAATTATATTATCATCAATCCttgataaatatatttttttaaaaaaaaagatcaCTCACGGACTAAACACCGAGTGAAAAACATTTTTCCACCGATAAAAATATATGCTCGTTTTCTGGATAAACTTATTATGATTAATTTTGAGCTTACAATTTTCAAGCTAacatattgttatttttatttattttgaagaGCTTATGCTACTTGGATTTATATCCCTACTGCTAACAGTAGGGCAAGATCCAATTTCAAATATATGTGTATCTGAGAAGATTGCAAGTACATGGCATCCATGTAGTAAGCAAAAAGAAGCTGAAAAGTACAACGTGGCTAAAGAGGCTGAGGGTCATCGCCGGCGACTTCTTACGGCTGACGACGGTGGAGTTCGGCGAAGTTTGGCGGCTGTGGGAACTGACAAATGCGCTGCCAAGGCATGTCACTTTTTTTTTTgcccttttaaaaaaaaatcagttgAAAAGAGGAAAATATTCTAGTATAATAAAATACATTTTtcaatatagatatatagataaatacatattttataatataattttatattataagTACAATTTAACCTGATATAGAAGATTATTTGTCTGATCTTTCAATTTAATAATTTCACTTCACTTatttaatttttaggagtagtTACCAGTTATAGTTACTCTTTTGAATAAATCTTATAGTGTTTAATAGAAGTTAAACTCGTTAATTATTTAAACTAAGTGGATTATTTTTTCTTGTTGGATTTGTTTGCAGGGAAAAGTAGCATTTGTGTCTGCTGATGGTATTCATCAATTACATATCTTCATTTTTGTGCTGGCTATTTTTCACGTATTCTACTGTATTACCACATTGGCTTTGGGAAGAGCTAAGGTACTTTAATTATAagtttatttacttattttaccATATCTAAGATAATAGAAATGCCTATCaccttcattttttttttcttatttacttCTTGCGTTTTGAccctcttccttttcttttttcttttgcgaTATCAGATGAGTCGATGGAAGGCATGGGAAAAGGAAACAAGAACGGCTGAGTACCAATTTGCTCATGGTATATAAaagaataaaattctttcaattatATTCATTTGATTTCGCCATTTTAGTTTGAtacaatgaaaaaaataaaaatatcagtAATTAAAGCCACACTACTGACATATTCTATATATTAACAGATCCTGAGCGATTTCGCTTTGCCAGAGACACGTCATTTGGAAGAAGACACTTGAGCTTTTGGACTAAAAATCCCGTTCTTCTTTGGATTGTAAGCATCTCCATCTCAAGTATTTTGGCAAATCATTGTTTTTTTATTCCCTTATTATATGTACAAGAacaagaataataaaaataattacatcTCAATATCAAACtagtaaaaaaaaattagctATATGAATTATCAAATGCTAGTTATGACCTTGTTAgataaaagaaaatcaaaagttgATGACACTATATATGTATTTCTATTCTTCCCCtagttctttttctttcttttctttgggtTTTATTATGTAAGCAAATACTTGATAGATTGAAGATAAGGACAGTGACCAAAGAAACTAGTACAACCGATAATTGCTCTTTTCTATTTGTCTGACTTTTGCAAGacgcatttttttttttttttttttaaacccctcccaaaataggagaatatatatatagtctttccACACTTCCCTCTagcgtgactcgaacccaggacctaacgACGCAGCTTATTTGACTTTAGATATACACGTATTTTTCATCACAAATCGAAAAATGATCatgttatattttaatttttagtttaaaGTCTGCCATCCAGATTCCTTTTCCGGGTTTTCTTTAACAAAAATGTAATATATTAGCTTTTCTGGTTTAATTTGAAAAAAAGAATCAAAATCATAGACTAACCTTTTTTCATTTGTAATTTGCCTTTAATTTACAGGTTTGTTTCTTTAGGCAATTCGTAAGATCTGTTCCAAAAGTTGATTACTTGACCCTACGACATGGGTTTATCATGGTAACTTCATTTTCACTTGTATACACacatattaaatttaaattttgaatttgtcCGTAAAATATTGTATTCAAAGTCGGTTATATGTATATATTTGTTCTTATAATAGTTTTGCTGTGATTTCCAGGCGCATTTGGCACCTCAGAGTCACGTAAAGTTTGATTTCCAAAAATATATCAAGAGGTCACTAGAAGAAGACTTCAAAGTAGTAGTTAGCATCAGGTTTTTGAGCATTTTGATTTATAGTTCtgattttctatttattttaatttaattgaaCATATTTTAACCCATTGCCAGCACATAATTCAATTTTGCATAGTTCTTGTGTTAATCTATAGCCGACATGAATTAACATTCAAAATTTGTGTTTTTGGCAGTCCACCAATTTGGTTCCTTGCTGTGCTGTTCCTACTCTTCAATACTCATGGTAATTAAATACGTAGAACTTTAATTggatttttttaatcttttttgtGTAGCTAATTATTTATTACATCTTTATGCTTGATTATATTGTTTCcaaatcttttaaaatattcattTTGTATACCTTCTAAGATTTGAACAATCGTAGTCTTGACTCTTGAAATTAATCACGGATTAAACTAGTTAATGATATTCTAATTTAGCACTTACCGCTAATGTGAGTTGACCAAATCGATTTTGCTATATGGCTATATATTAATGTGTTACAATCCATTGAAATCCTTCATCTAAGTcaaaaagaatttaattaatgATAAGGGCACAGATTATTTTTATACAATTTGTACTTTTTTCCGGGTCTTATGCAATTAAATTGACTAAAGCATATTATATCATTGTCATTTGTGGACAGGCTGGTATTCTTATCTGTGGCTACCGTTCATTCCGTTACTCGTAAGTAGCCCCAATCATTTATACACACATTTTTCATTTGACTTTTGTACCTTTTTTATTTGCACATTCTACAACTATCCTTTTCAGTTCCTAGTGTGTATTTATTTAttcattatttgatttggtcagaaaaaaataatttctacaAAGTGATGGAAATTTAAAGGGTGATTAAAAAAAAAGAGTTCTAGTTCTTTACAAAGTAATTACAggtatattataaacattaatcaATAACTTGATAAAAGTAATACTCTTCCTGTTTCAACTTAGATGCCACATTTCGCTTATCGAGAGTTAAATTGTGTGAAGTTTGACCAATATATATTTTAAACTGTATTTTGtgatctaaattttaattttaaaatactaagTTGAACTAATTCAATTTAGCTTCAAAGTTTTGTCAAATTGACTCTGGAATAAGTAAATTGTGTTATCTAAATTAAAACAGAGAGAGTAATTAACATGTTATAACAGATTAAACTACATAAATAATGTGAAAAATCTTTATATAACATAAATTGTAAATAAAAATGCAGGTGATATTGCTAGTAGGGACGAAACTACAAGTGATCATAACAAAAATGGGACTAAGAATTCAAGAAAGAGGGGAAGTAGTGAAGGGTGTCCCTGTAGTTCAACCTGGGGATGACCTCTTTTGGTTTAATCGTCCTCGTCTCCTTCTTTATCTCATTAATTTTGTCCTTTTTCAGGTATtcccttgtttttttttttttttttttttttttacctcaaacaaaaatatttttaatttgaccTAGTTAacctttttgatttttttgacTTGTTGCAGAATGCTTTTCAGTTGGCCTTCTTTGCTTGGACTTGGGTAAGTCAACAAACTAATTCTATGATCGTTAATAGGATAGAAAAAAGAAAACCAAGATAATTAAAACTAACTTCGGATTTTGTTTGGTTTCTCTTTTAATAACAGTatgagttcgggttgaaatcttGTTTCCATGACCATACTGAGGATATCGTCATTAGAATGACAATGGGGTCGGTATTATATCTTTTACAACTCCTTATTTTTGCGGTTTTGCTTTCTCTTTTAACTATTAATATTAATTTCATCCAAAGTATTTATATATGAAATTGTTGGTGTTTTGAGC from Nicotiana tomentosiformis chromosome 11, ASM39032v3, whole genome shotgun sequence encodes:
- the LOC104092508 gene encoding MLO-like protein 6 gives rise to the protein MAGGGGGRSLEQTPTWAVAVVCFALVAISIVIEFIIHLIGKWLKSKHKNALYEALEKIKSELMLLGFISLLLTVGQDPISNICVSEKIASTWHPCSKQKEAEKYNVAKEAEGHRRRLLTADDGGVRRSLAAVGTDKCAAKGKVAFVSADGIHQLHIFIFVLAIFHVFYCITTLALGRAKMSRWKAWEKETRTAEYQFAHDPERFRFARDTSFGRRHLSFWTKNPVLLWIVCFFRQFVRSVPKVDYLTLRHGFIMAHLAPQSHVKFDFQKYIKRSLEEDFKVVVSISPPIWFLAVLFLLFNTHGWYSYLWLPFIPLLVILLVGTKLQVIITKMGLRIQERGEVVKGVPVVQPGDDLFWFNRPRLLLYLINFVLFQNAFQLAFFAWTWYEFGLKSCFHDHTEDIVIRMTMGVLIQILCSYVTLPLYALVTQMGSSMKPTIFNERVATALKNWHHTAKKHVKEINKHSNTVTPMSSRPTTPSHGMSPVHLLRGNHLRSDMDDSPRRSNYNVDHWDTEGSPSPTRFNQGREGSPSPTRFNQGGDGHQIQISHDHLHHDSELGHEPSSFQVVPLQQTARDQHEINIANQTDDFSFDKRATSL